One window of Micropterus dolomieu isolate WLL.071019.BEF.003 ecotype Adirondacks linkage group LG13, ASM2129224v1, whole genome shotgun sequence genomic DNA carries:
- the rfc3 gene encoding replication factor C subunit 3 yields MSLWVDKYRPTSLGKLDYHKEQATELKNLVQCGDFPHLLVYGPSGAGKKTRIMCLLRELYGAGVEKLRIEHQTIVAPSKKKIEINTIASNYHLEVNPSDAGNQDRVVIQELIKTVAQSQQIQSSTQREFKVVLLTEVDRLTKDAQHALRRTMEKYMSTCRLILCSTSTSKVIGPIRSRCLAIRVPLPSTEEVCNVLTSVCKKEGLLLPPELAKQIAEKSGRNLRKALLMCEACRVQQYPFSVDQDIPQTDWEVYLRETANAIVSQQSPQRLLEVRARLYELLTHCIPPEIIMKGLVTELLSNCDGQLKTEVAHMAAYYEHRLQLGNKAIYHLEAFTAKFMAIYKKFMEDGLDAMMF; encoded by the exons ATGAGTTTGTGGGTGGACAAATATCGACCAACATCCCTCGGGAAACTCGACTATCATAAAGAGCAAGCCACCGAGCTGAAAAACCTG GTTCAATGTGGCGACTTCCCACACTTGTTGGTGTATGGTCCATCAGGCGCAGGGAAGAAGACCCGCATCATGTGTCTGCTGCGGGAGCTGTATGGAGCTGGGGTGGAGAAGCTTCGCATAGAGCACCAGACCATCGTG GCTCCCTCAAAGAAGAAAATTGAGATTAACACAATAGCCAGCAACTACCACTTGGAAGTCAACCCAAG TGATGCTGGAAACCAGGACCGTGTGGTGATTCAGGAGCTGATTAAAACTGTGGCTCAGTCTCAGCAGATCCAGTCGAGCACCCAGAGAGAGTTCAAAG TGGTGTTGCTAACAGAGGTGGACAGACTCACAAAGGATGCCCAGCATGCCTTGCGTCGGACAATGGAAAAGTACATGTCCACCTGCCGCCTCATCCTctgctccacctccacctccaaaGTCATTGGGCCAATTCGGAGCCGTTGTCTGGCTATCAGAGTTCCTCTGCCGAGCACAGAAGAG GTCTGTAATGTTCTGACATCAGTCTGTAAAAAAGAGGGTCTGCTCCTCCCACCTGAGCTGGCCAAGCAAATTGCTGAGAAGTCTGGTCGCAACCTCCGCAAAGCCCTTTTGATGTGTGAGGCCTGCAGAGTTCAGCA GTATCCATTCTCAGTGGACCAAGACATCCCACAGACGGACTGGGAGGTCTACCTCAGAGAAACAGCTAATGCAATCGTCAGCCAGCAGAGCCCTCAGAG GTTGTTGGAGGTTCGAGCCAGGCTGTACGAGTTGCTGACTCACTGCATCCCTCCTGAAATCATTATGAAG GGTCTGGTAACAGAGTTGTTGAGTAACTGCGATGGCCAGCTGAAGACGGAGGTGGCCCACATGGCAGCCTACTACGAACACAGACTGCAGCTGGGCAATAAGGCTATCTATCACCTTGAGGCCTTCACCGCCAAGTTCATGGCCATTTACAAGAAGTTCATGGAAGACGGTCTGGATGCTATGATGTTTTGA